In Tsuneonella dongtanensis, a single window of DNA contains:
- a CDS encoding DUF4153 domain-containing protein, giving the protein MNDETIERQDWPLLPWVLAGILGLSGFMIWLVGGEDGPGTRDGLAAAAGAFFFFGGIALAFTIDRDRWKEPVAFSALVGLVMAGLAWRTVGGSESIAAPEYGFLAGVIATGLALPLFQAGFHRSRWRTPYRAVHDNVWTDAICFAGSMAFLGASWLLLVLLSELFRLLKIDLLRDLMDQAWFGWTWSGAAFGAALGVLRNESGILGTLKRVVMTVLSILAVPLAAGLALFLVAMIVSGPDVLWQATRNATPILLLCAAGAWVLANAIVRDSDSEMSGNRLLRGAALLLVVIVLPLTVFAAVSLGTRIAQHGLSPERLWGITAIAVATAYGLAWFVAVIRSWRGDAWRENVRRANLHLAVAISGIALLLALPILDFGAISARQQVARLESGKVSADDFDYAALRWDFGNAGRKALARLAETGGKAGEMATLARKQTERIYSFDRDNQFRTEAEIDVRVIPEADAALRKLVVDHLRSHAYLCPEFCIALDLGPHKDGGREVAFVMNGRYQRVALPQGTLEPTTEVAPAGARAFGRDTRVEVQSIEKRYIVVDGRPIGPPLD; this is encoded by the coding sequence ATGAACGACGAGACGATCGAGCGGCAGGACTGGCCGCTGCTGCCGTGGGTGCTGGCGGGCATTCTGGGCCTGTCGGGCTTCATGATCTGGCTGGTCGGGGGAGAGGACGGACCCGGCACCCGCGACGGCTTGGCCGCAGCGGCCGGCGCGTTCTTCTTCTTCGGCGGCATTGCCCTTGCCTTCACGATCGACCGCGACCGATGGAAAGAGCCGGTCGCCTTTTCGGCGCTGGTCGGCCTCGTCATGGCCGGGCTCGCCTGGCGGACGGTCGGTGGGTCCGAATCGATCGCCGCCCCCGAATATGGCTTCCTTGCCGGGGTGATCGCCACCGGGCTCGCGCTGCCGCTGTTCCAGGCGGGGTTCCATCGCAGTCGCTGGCGGACCCCCTACCGCGCGGTCCACGACAACGTCTGGACCGATGCGATCTGCTTTGCCGGCAGCATGGCTTTCCTCGGCGCTTCGTGGCTGCTGCTGGTCCTCCTCAGTGAGCTGTTCCGCCTGCTCAAGATCGACCTGCTGCGCGACCTGATGGACCAGGCGTGGTTCGGCTGGACGTGGTCGGGCGCGGCGTTCGGCGCGGCGCTGGGCGTGCTGCGCAACGAATCGGGGATTCTCGGCACTCTCAAGCGGGTGGTGATGACCGTGCTGTCGATCCTGGCGGTGCCGCTGGCGGCCGGGCTGGCGCTGTTTCTGGTCGCCATGATCGTCTCCGGACCGGACGTCCTGTGGCAGGCGACGCGCAATGCGACGCCCATCCTGCTGCTGTGCGCCGCGGGCGCGTGGGTGCTCGCCAACGCGATCGTGCGCGATTCCGACAGCGAGATGAGCGGCAACCGCCTCCTGCGCGGGGCCGCACTGCTCCTCGTCGTGATCGTCCTGCCGCTGACGGTGTTCGCCGCGGTGTCGCTGGGCACCCGCATTGCGCAGCACGGCCTCAGTCCCGAGCGGCTCTGGGGCATAACCGCCATCGCGGTCGCGACAGCCTATGGCCTTGCCTGGTTCGTCGCGGTGATCCGCAGCTGGCGAGGAGACGCGTGGCGCGAGAACGTGCGGCGGGCGAATCTCCACCTGGCGGTCGCGATCAGCGGCATCGCGCTGCTGCTCGCGCTGCCGATCCTCGACTTCGGCGCGATCAGCGCCCGCCAGCAGGTCGCTCGGCTCGAAAGCGGCAAGGTGAGCGCGGACGACTTCGATTACGCGGCGCTGCGCTGGGACTTCGGCAATGCGGGCCGCAAGGCGCTCGCCCGGCTTGCGGAGACCGGTGGCAAGGCCGGGGAAATGGCGACGCTGGCGCGCAAGCAGACCGAGCGGATCTACAGCTTCGACCGCGACAACCAGTTCCGCACCGAGGCGGAGATCGACGTGAGGGTCATCCCCGAAGCCGACGCCGCGCTGCGCAAGCTCGTCGTGGATCACCTGCGGAGCCACGCGTATCTCTGCCCGGAATTCTGCATCGCGCTCGACCTGGGGCCCCACAAGGACGGCGGACGCGAGGTCGCCTTCGTGATGAACGGCCGCTACCAGCGCGTCGCGCTGCCGCAGGGCACGCTCGAGCCGACCACCGAAGTGGCGCCGGCCGGGGCACGCGC